The Juglans microcarpa x Juglans regia isolate MS1-56 chromosome 2S, Jm3101_v1.0, whole genome shotgun sequence genome has a window encoding:
- the LOC121252178 gene encoding KH domain-containing protein HEN4-like isoform X1, with protein sequence MNGNKRNFFKKHPSIQFKKKGGNKNGKWNNSSREQSSGESHSVDTVYRILCPAIKIGCVIGKGGTIVKALREETRARITVADPVPGSEDRVIIIYSSPDRVSSKQNDDEDSIAEDETEPMEPHCAAQDALLKVHYRIIEEDLFDGMTSGDDNDSNVVTARLLVPNHMVGCLLGKGGDVIQRLRNETGANIRILPADHLPACATSTDELVQIAGKQDVAKRALYEVSTLLHQKARKVKSPLAFPLPVGGQGFHPPGGPMLPPENPMQSHQNPSSHGLPPRPWMEGYGNPHSESVPRGFNGVPPPGPGSEGSAEFSMKILCSAERIGWVIGKGGFNMKQLEHETGANINVPDVSVESDERVIYVSAIEDLWNPRSQTIEAILLLQNKASEYSKRGNIITRLLVPASKVGCILGQGGHVINEMRWRTQADIRVYSKDDKPKCAAENEELVQISGNFGVAKDALAEIASRLRVRTLRNAGAETAPVRSAQKFGWGGSIPVGGLPPSGTIGAGSSDRYDPLEVDGHEYEPQSYPVLPAATGYSNVNSALDIKIPNSAIHSVIGSGRSSISHVGEIGGASVKLRDSQVGGTGGVVAIHGSSEHSNAALSNLQSVMGSAGLNVNSQQNSYQNMNALHGYNQNLNAQQSSYHLSSRQGSYSNINVPHGGYHNITAQQGYQY encoded by the exons ATGAATGGGAACAAGCggaattttttcaagaaacatccCAGCATCCAATTTAAGAAAAAAGGAGGCAACAAGAATGGAAAGTGGAATAATTCAAGCCGTGAACAATCGTCAGGGGAGTCTCATTCTGTTGACACTGTCTACCGTATACTCTGCCCAGCTATAAAAATTGGTTGTGTTATTGGAAAGGGTGGCACCATAGTCAAAGCTTTGAGAGAAGAGACACGGGCAAGGATTACAGTTGCCGATCCTGTCCCCGGTTCAGAGGATAGAgtgattattatttatagttctCCTGACAGAGTTTCTAGTAAACAGAATGATGACGAAGATTCAATTGCAGAGGATGAAACGGAGCCGATGGAGCCTCACTGTGCTGCCCAGGATGCTCTCTTAAAAGTTCATTACAGGATTATTGAGGAGGATCTCTTTGATGGCATGACATCTGGTGACGATAATGATAGCAATGTTGTCACTGCACGACTATTAGTTCCAAATCACATGGTAGGGTGTCTTCTTGGGAAAGGTGGAGATGTTATTCAAAGGTTACGGAATGAGACGGGTGCAAATATACGCATTTTACCTGCAGATCATCTTCCTGCATGTGCTACGAGCACTGATGAATTGGTGCAG ATAGCTGGAAAACAAGATGTGGCAAAGAGAGCACTTTATGAAGTATCAACTCTATTGCACCAGAAGGCACGCAAGGTAAAATCTCCGCTGGCTTTCCCTTTGCCTGTGGGAGGTCAAGGATTTCATCCTCCTGGAGGTCCCATGCTTCCACCGGAAAATCCAATGCAGTCCCATCAAAACCCTAGTTCCCATGGTCTGCCACCCAGGCCATGGATGGAGGGATATGGAAACCCGCATTCTGAATCTGTACCAAGGGGTTTCAATGGTGTTCCTCCTCCTGGACCTGGTAGCGAAGGTTCAGCTGAGTTCtctatgaaaattttgtgttcaGCTGAGAGAATCGGTTGGGTGATTGGCAAGGGAGGTTTTAACATGAAACAGTTAGAGCATGAGACAGGCGCCAATATAAATGTTCCGGATGTGTCAGTCGAATCGGATGAACGTGTGATTTATGTCTCTGCTATTGAG GATCTCTGGAACCCAAGATCACAGACCATTGAGGCAATTCTTCTGCTTCAGAATAAAGCTAGTGAATACTCTAAAAGAGGCAATATTATTACAAGGCTTCTTGTCCCAGCGAGTAAGGTTGGTTGCATTCTTGGTCAAGGTGGTCATGTtattaatgagatgagatggagaaCCCAAGCAGACATTCGTGTTTATTCCAAAGACGACAAGCCTAAGTGTGCAGCTGAAAATGAAGAGCTTGTGCAG ATATCTGGGAATTTTGGGGTTGCCAAAGATGCATTGGCAGAGATTGCATCAAGACTAAGAGTGAGAACCCTGCGAAATGCTGGAGCAGAAACTGCTCCTGTTAGGTCTGCCCAGAAATTTGGTTGGGGAGGAAGCATACCTGTTGGAGGGCTCCCACCGTCTGGCACTATTGGAGCTGGTAGCTCTGATAGATATGATCCTCTAGAG GTTGATGGACACGAATACGAACCTCAGAGCTATCCAGTTCTGCCAGCTGCTACTGG ATATTCAAATGTTAATAGTGCTTTGGATATTAAGATTCCAAACAGCGCAATCCATTCTGTCATTGGATCAGGAAGGAGCAGCATTTCCCATGTTGGTGAG ATTGGTGGAGCAAGTGTGAAGCTACGAGACTCTCAAGTTGGTGGCACTGGAGGTGTTGTCGCGATCCACGGTTCTTCTGAGCATTCGAATGCAGCACTGAGTAATCTTCAGTCTGTCATGGGTTCTGCTGGACTAAACGTTAATTCTCAGCAGAACTCCTACCAGAATATGAATGCTCTGCACGGGTACAACCAGAACTTGAATGCTCAGCAAAGCTCCTACCATTTGAGCAGTCGGCAAGGATCCTACTCCAACATTAATGTACCGCATGGCGGGTACCACAACATCACTGCGCAGCAAGGCTACCAATACTGA
- the LOC121252203 gene encoding LOW QUALITY PROTEIN: cytokinin hydroxylase (The sequence of the model RefSeq protein was modified relative to this genomic sequence to represent the inferred CDS: inserted 2 bases in 1 codon), whose product MTTCMAMLVQIITTLLAIFLSLFIKIAHDTLSCYFLNPRRIKKIMEKQGVRGPKPRPLKGNILDMASLVAKTTSQDMNSINHDIVGRLLPHYVAWSKQYGKRFIFWNGVEPRMCLTETEMIXEFLSKYSTTSGRSWQQQQGSKHFIGRGLLMANGKDWYHQRHIVAPIFMGDKLKSYAGYMVECTKEILQSLQNAIESGQTEFEIGEYMTKLTADVISRTEFDTTYEKGKQIFHLLTVLQHLCAQATQRLYLPGSRLFPSKYNRQIKVTKMEVERLLMEIIQSRKDCVEIGRNSSYGTDLLGLLLSEMQKKRSSEGGFSLNLQLIMDECKTFFFAGHETTALLLTWTIMLLASNSSWQEKVRAEVKQVCNGTETPSVDHLSNLSLLNMVINETLRLYPPATVLPRMALEDIKLSDLHIPKGLSIWIPVLAIHHSKELWGEDANEFNPERFASKSFTRPGRFIPFAAGPRNCVGQAFAMMEAKIILSMLISRLSFTISENYRHAPVTILTIKPKYGVQVCLKPLNP is encoded by the exons ATGACCACCTGCATGGCCATGTTGGTACAGATCATCACAACTCTCTTGGCCATATTCCTGTCTTTGTTCATTAAAATTGCTCATGACACTCTCTCATGCTACTTTCTAAACCCACGACGcatcaagaaaatcatggagAAGCAAGGAGTGCGTGGCCCCAAACCCCGGCCTCTCAAAGGCAACATCTTGGACATGGCCTCCCTTGTTGCCAAAACAACCTCCCAAGACATGAACTCCATCAACCATGATATCGTTGGCCGTCTTCTCCCGCATTACGTCGCCTGGTCCAAACAATACG GAAAGAGATTTATATTTTGGAATGGGGTGGAGCCCCGGATGTGCTTGACGGAGACTGAAATGAT AGAGTTTTTGTCTAAGTACAGCACGACGTCCGGCCGATCATGGCAACAACAGCAAGGTTCCAAACATTTCATCGGGAGAGGTTTGTTAATGGCAAACGGCAAGGATTGGTACCATCAGCGTCACATCGTAGCTCCGATCTTTATGGGAGACAAACtcaag AGTTATGCGGGTTACATGGTGGAATGCACTAAGGAGATACTCCAATCACTGCAAAATGCTATAGAATCAGGCCAAACCGAGTTCGAAATTGGTGAATATATGACTAAGCTCACTGCAGACGTCATTTCTAGAACTGAGTTCGATACCACCTACGAGAAGGGAAAGCAAATATTCCATCTCCTAACTGTTTTGCAACATCTTTGTGCCCAAGCAACCCAAAGGTTGTACCTTCCCGGAAGCCG gcttTTTCCAAGTAAATATAACAGACAAATAAAAGTGACGAAGATGGAGGTGGAGAGGTTATTAATGGAGATAATTCAAAGCCGAAAAGACTGTGTAGAGATTGGCCGGAACAGTTCATATGGAACTGATTTGCTGGGTCTGTTGCTCAGTGAGATGCAAAAGAAGAGATCATCAGAGGGTGGATTTAGCTTAAATTTACAACTGATCATGGATGAATGCAAAACATTCTTCTTTGCTGGACATGAAACCACTGCCCTCTTACTCACATGGACCATCATGTTACTAGCAAGCAACAGCTCTTGGCAAGAAAAGGTTCGGGCTGAGGTGAAGCAGGTCTGCAATGGTACTGAGACTCCCTCTGTTGATCATCTCTCCAACCTCTCCTTG TTAAATATGGTAATAAATGAAACTCTTAGACTCTATCCGCCGGCAACTGTTCTTCCTCGAATGGCCTTAGAAGATATTAAACTCAGTGATCTGCATATTCCAAAGGGTCTATCAATATGGATTCCAGTGCTTGCAATTCATCATAGCAAGGAATTATGGGGCGAAGATGCAAACGAGTTCAACCCGGAAAGATTTGCTTCGAAATCATTCACACGGCCTGGCCGGTTCATCCCTTTTGCTGCCGGCCCCAGAAACTGTGTTGGCCAAGCTTTTGCCATGATGGAAGCTAAGATCATATTATCCATGTTAATCTCGAGGTTGAGCTTCACCATTTCAGAGAATTATCGTCATGCTCCCGTCACTATTCTCACAATAAAGCCAAAGTACGGGGTTCAAGTATGCTTGAAGCCCTTAAACCCttga
- the LOC121252274 gene encoding LOB domain-containing protein 41-like, giving the protein MRMSCNGCRVLRKGCSENCSIRPCLQWIKSPESQANATVFLAKFYGRAGLMNLINAGPEQLRPAIFRSLLYEACGRMVNPIYGSVGLLWSGSWQLCQTAVEAVLKGSPITTITSEAAASDHGPPLKAYDIRHVSKDENSAASNDPHRVKSRCRFKRSVIKPRASKVVLGAVDDSSRDAKLKWDVGCCGQELNGLNGSTSHESSLSHQSSLAPNVEGESKDTESMISVETVEDSVLFLTEPESIPEPNEQNQESEIPLELTLGFEPVSRTNLLVPVKKRKMESCASGSTGFGACKMELGLNYRGLIQ; this is encoded by the exons CAAGGGTTGTAGTGAAAATTGCAGTATAAGACCTTGTTTGCAGTGGATCAAGAGTCCTGAGTCCCAAGCCAACGCTACCGTCTTCCTTGCCAAGTTCTACGGCCGCGCTGGCCTTATGAACCTCATCAACGCTGGCCCCGAACAACTCCGCCCTG CGATTTTCAGGTCTTTGCTATATGAGGCATGTGGGAGGATGGTGAACCCCATTTATGGGTCGGTCGGGTTGTTATGGTCCGGGAGCTGGCAGCTCTGCCAAACCGCCGTGGAGGCCGTGCTAAAGGGATCGCCGATTACGACGATCACCTCCGAGGCAGCGGCAAGCGACCACGGACCGCCCCTCAAGGCCTACGACATTCGTCATGTGTCCAAGGACGAGAACTCGGCCGCATCCAACGATCCCCACCGGGTCAAGAGCCGGTGCCGTTTCAAGCGCTCCGTGATCAAACCTAGAGCCAGCAAGGTCGTGCTCGGCGCTGTTGACGACTCGTCACGGGACGCGAAGCTAAAGTGGGATGTTGGGTGCTGTGGGCAGGAGTTGAACGGTTTGAACGGGTCGACCAGTCACGAGTCGTCGCTGAGCCACCAGTCGTCTCTGGCCCCGAACGTGGAGGGCGAGAGCAAGGATACCGAGAGCATGATCTCCGTTGAGACGGTGGAGGACTCGGTCTTGTTCCTAACCGAGCCGGAGTCCATCCCGGAGCCCAATGAGCAAAATCAGGAAAGCGAGATACCTCTGGAGCTGACCCTGGGATTCGAGCCGGTGTCGCGAACCAACCTCTTGGTTCCAGTGAAGAAGAGAAAGATGGAGTCTTGTGCTAGTGGCTCGACGGGTTTCGGCGCGTGTAAGATGGAGCTGGGGCTCAATTACCGCGGCTTAATTCAGTGA
- the LOC121252178 gene encoding KH domain-containing protein HEN4-like isoform X2, translating to MNGNKRNFFKKHPSIQFKKKGGNKNGKWNNSSREQSSGESHSVDTVYRILCPAIKIGCVIGKGGTIVKALREETRARITVADPVPGSEDRVIIIYSSPDRVSSKQNDDEDSIAEDETEPMEPHCAAQDALLKVHYRIIEEDLFDGMTSGDDNDSNVVTARLLVPNHMVGCLLGKGGDVIQRLRNETGANIRILPADHLPACATSTDELVQIAGKQDVAKRALYEVSTLLHQKARKVKSPLAFPLPVGGQGFHPPGGPMLPPENPMQSHQNPSSHGLPPRPWMEGYGNPHSESVPRGFNGVPPPGPGSEGSAEFSMKILCSAERIGWVIGKGGFNMKQLEHETGANINVPDVSVESDERVIYVSAIEDLWNPRSQTIEAILLLQNKASEYSKRGNIITRLLVPASKVGCILGQGGHVINEMRWRTQADIRVYSKDDKPKCAAENEELVQISGNFGVAKDALAEIASRLRVRTLRNAGAETAPVRSAQKFGWGGSIPVGGLPPSGTIGAGSSDRYDPLEVDGHEYEPQSYPVLPAATGYSNVNSALDIKIPNSAIHSVIGSGRSSISHVGEVCCTTLWPISRLVEQV from the exons ATGAATGGGAACAAGCggaattttttcaagaaacatccCAGCATCCAATTTAAGAAAAAAGGAGGCAACAAGAATGGAAAGTGGAATAATTCAAGCCGTGAACAATCGTCAGGGGAGTCTCATTCTGTTGACACTGTCTACCGTATACTCTGCCCAGCTATAAAAATTGGTTGTGTTATTGGAAAGGGTGGCACCATAGTCAAAGCTTTGAGAGAAGAGACACGGGCAAGGATTACAGTTGCCGATCCTGTCCCCGGTTCAGAGGATAGAgtgattattatttatagttctCCTGACAGAGTTTCTAGTAAACAGAATGATGACGAAGATTCAATTGCAGAGGATGAAACGGAGCCGATGGAGCCTCACTGTGCTGCCCAGGATGCTCTCTTAAAAGTTCATTACAGGATTATTGAGGAGGATCTCTTTGATGGCATGACATCTGGTGACGATAATGATAGCAATGTTGTCACTGCACGACTATTAGTTCCAAATCACATGGTAGGGTGTCTTCTTGGGAAAGGTGGAGATGTTATTCAAAGGTTACGGAATGAGACGGGTGCAAATATACGCATTTTACCTGCAGATCATCTTCCTGCATGTGCTACGAGCACTGATGAATTGGTGCAG ATAGCTGGAAAACAAGATGTGGCAAAGAGAGCACTTTATGAAGTATCAACTCTATTGCACCAGAAGGCACGCAAGGTAAAATCTCCGCTGGCTTTCCCTTTGCCTGTGGGAGGTCAAGGATTTCATCCTCCTGGAGGTCCCATGCTTCCACCGGAAAATCCAATGCAGTCCCATCAAAACCCTAGTTCCCATGGTCTGCCACCCAGGCCATGGATGGAGGGATATGGAAACCCGCATTCTGAATCTGTACCAAGGGGTTTCAATGGTGTTCCTCCTCCTGGACCTGGTAGCGAAGGTTCAGCTGAGTTCtctatgaaaattttgtgttcaGCTGAGAGAATCGGTTGGGTGATTGGCAAGGGAGGTTTTAACATGAAACAGTTAGAGCATGAGACAGGCGCCAATATAAATGTTCCGGATGTGTCAGTCGAATCGGATGAACGTGTGATTTATGTCTCTGCTATTGAG GATCTCTGGAACCCAAGATCACAGACCATTGAGGCAATTCTTCTGCTTCAGAATAAAGCTAGTGAATACTCTAAAAGAGGCAATATTATTACAAGGCTTCTTGTCCCAGCGAGTAAGGTTGGTTGCATTCTTGGTCAAGGTGGTCATGTtattaatgagatgagatggagaaCCCAAGCAGACATTCGTGTTTATTCCAAAGACGACAAGCCTAAGTGTGCAGCTGAAAATGAAGAGCTTGTGCAG ATATCTGGGAATTTTGGGGTTGCCAAAGATGCATTGGCAGAGATTGCATCAAGACTAAGAGTGAGAACCCTGCGAAATGCTGGAGCAGAAACTGCTCCTGTTAGGTCTGCCCAGAAATTTGGTTGGGGAGGAAGCATACCTGTTGGAGGGCTCCCACCGTCTGGCACTATTGGAGCTGGTAGCTCTGATAGATATGATCCTCTAGAG GTTGATGGACACGAATACGAACCTCAGAGCTATCCAGTTCTGCCAGCTGCTACTGG ATATTCAAATGTTAATAGTGCTTTGGATATTAAGATTCCAAACAGCGCAATCCATTCTGTCATTGGATCAGGAAGGAGCAGCATTTCCCATGTTGGTGAGGTATGTTGCACAACCCTATGGCCTATTAGCAG ATTGGTGGAGCAAGTGTGA